A single Methanobrevibacter sp. DNA region contains:
- the dusB gene encoding tRNA dihydrouridine synthase DusB: MKWKIGNVKIDNQVVLAPMAGITDSAFRRIAKSMGCGLLSTEMVSDKALMYENSRTQEMLYMTPEERPISQQIFGAEAESFKIATEYICKNMKPDIIDINMGCPVPKVAVRSKAGSALLKNPEKISEIVETVVETSDVPVTAKIRSGWDNTCINALEVAGIVEDAGASAITVHPRTREQRYGENADWSIIKEVKDALNIPVIGNGDIHTCHDAKRMIDETGCDAIMIGRGVLGNPWLIKQCIDYLDYDIEPQKVTLEEKLEMIKIHAELLSQIRSEKPAMHKMRTHTAYYLKGQWRSAEIKPKIFKMNTKEELFDLLDEYVELIS; the protein is encoded by the coding sequence ATGAAATGGAAAATTGGAAATGTGAAAATTGACAACCAGGTAGTCCTTGCACCTATGGCAGGAATTACTGACTCCGCATTCAGACGAATAGCTAAATCCATGGGTTGCGGACTTTTGTCAACAGAAATGGTGTCTGACAAGGCATTGATGTATGAAAATTCAAGAACACAGGAAATGCTTTATATGACACCTGAAGAGCGTCCGATTTCCCAGCAGATATTTGGAGCGGAAGCTGAATCATTCAAAATCGCCACTGAATATATCTGCAAAAACATGAAACCTGATATTATAGACATAAATATGGGATGTCCGGTTCCAAAGGTTGCGGTTAGATCAAAAGCAGGAAGTGCACTTTTAAAAAACCCTGAAAAGATTTCAGAAATTGTAGAAACTGTAGTTGAAACATCCGATGTACCTGTTACAGCAAAAATCAGAAGCGGATGGGACAATACATGCATCAATGCCCTTGAGGTTGCAGGAATTGTTGAAGATGCCGGAGCCTCAGCAATTACAGTACATCCCCGCACAAGAGAGCAGAGATACGGAGAAAATGCAGACTGGTCAATAATTAAAGAAGTAAAGGATGCATTGAACATACCTGTTATCGGCAATGGAGACATTCACACATGCCACGATGCAAAGAGAATGATTGACGAGACAGGATGTGATGCAATAATGATTGGTCGGGGAGTTCTTGGAAACCCCTGGCTTATCAAACAGTGCATTGATTATCTTGACTATGACATTGAGCCTCAAAAAGTAACGCTTGAAGAGAAACTTGAGATGATAAAAATACATGCCGAGCTTTTAAGCCAGATTAGAAGTGAAAAGCCTGCGATGCATAAGATGAGAACCCATACTGCGTATTATCTCAAAGGGCAGTGGAGAAGCGCCGAAATAAAGCCTAAAATATTTAAGATGAACACAAAAGAAGAACTTTTTGATTTGCTTGATGAATATGTAGAATTAATTAGCTAA
- the prf1 gene encoding peptide chain release factor aRF-1 has product MASVSSKELYEFKKTLKELSNKRGRGTELVSVYIPPTKQLSDVGKHMRDEMGQSANIKSKQTRKNVQSAIAVILESIKLYRQPPENGLVLFVGMIPKGGPGTEKMEKYVLEPPEPVQTYWYKCNNEFFVEPLEYMIEEHDVYGVAVIDRNEATYGTLKGKKETILGHLTSGVPGKHKAGGQSQRRFDRVIEDLAHQFLKRIGDHMNEAYLPLKDDLKGIILGGPGFTKKDFYDGDYLQYELKDKVISIVDTSYTGEEGIREVITKSADDLENLDVMHEKKLVQRFIKELIKEKGLASYGEDEVRRNLIMGAVDVLLLSEDLTSMRKKFVCSGCGQEENITVKSQAEADNLTKKCPNCGEILKEQESIDLDDEFVELAEEMNTDVEFISTETEEGMQIFRAFGGIAAILRYYVDY; this is encoded by the coding sequence ATGGCTAGCGTATCATCAAAAGAATTATATGAATTTAAAAAGACATTAAAGGAATTGTCAAATAAAAGAGGTAGAGGTACTGAGCTTGTTTCCGTTTATATTCCACCAACTAAACAGTTAAGTGATGTTGGTAAGCACATGAGAGATGAAATGGGTCAGAGTGCTAACATTAAGAGTAAACAAACAAGAAAAAATGTACAGTCTGCTATTGCGGTTATTTTAGAAAGTATCAAATTGTACAGACAGCCTCCTGAAAACGGTTTGGTTCTGTTTGTCGGTATGATTCCTAAAGGTGGTCCGGGAACTGAAAAGATGGAAAAATATGTTTTAGAACCTCCTGAACCTGTTCAAACCTACTGGTACAAATGTAACAACGAGTTTTTCGTCGAGCCTTTGGAATACATGATTGAGGAGCATGATGTTTATGGTGTGGCTGTAATTGACAGAAACGAAGCTACTTACGGTACACTTAAAGGTAAAAAAGAAACCATTCTCGGTCATTTGACTAGTGGTGTTCCTGGAAAACATAAGGCTGGAGGACAGTCTCAAAGAAGGTTTGACCGTGTAATTGAAGATCTTGCTCATCAATTCCTTAAACGTATTGGTGATCATATGAATGAAGCATATCTTCCTTTGAAAGATGATTTGAAAGGTATCATTCTTGGAGGACCTGGTTTTACTAAAAAAGATTTCTATGATGGGGATTATCTTCAGTATGAACTTAAAGACAAGGTCATAAGTATTGTTGACACTTCATACACTGGTGAAGAGGGTATCCGTGAGGTCATCACCAAATCTGCAGATGATTTGGAAAACCTTGATGTAATGCACGAAAAAAAACTGGTTCAAAGATTCATCAAGGAATTAATTAAGGAAAAAGGTCTTGCTTCCTATGGTGAGGATGAAGTCAGACGCAACCTTATTATGGGTGCTGTTGATGTGCTGCTTTTATCTGAAGATTTGACCAGTATGCGCAAGAAATTTGTCTGTTCCGGTTGCGGTCAGGAAGAAAATATCACTGTAAAGTCACAGGCTGAAGCAGATAACTTAACTAAAAAGTGTCCTAATTGTGGTGAAATTTTAAAAGAGCAGGAATCTATTGATCTGGATGATGAATTTGTTGAGCTTGCTGAAGAAATGAATACTGATGTTGAGTTCATATCCACTGAAACTGAAGAGGGAATGCAGATTTTTAGAGCGTTCGGTGGAATTGCAGCAATTCTCAGATATTATGTTGATTACTAA